A stretch of the Clavibacter sp. B3I6 genome encodes the following:
- a CDS encoding cell wall metabolism sensor histidine kinase WalK encodes MELVLDGEGGDIPDDARDMLGAVDRNARRLQSLVADMLMMTRLDAGERPAMAPLDVATLVRRAAESLRPFADARQVDLAVGDAAPTTTTVDGAAGQLERVLTNVIENAVKFTPAGGAVSVDVQAATGPAGRPTVVVVVADTGTGIPAEALPHVFDRFFRAAHAHGEVVPGTGLGLAIVREIVQAHGGEVTVSSVLGEGTAVRIALPAQRGAGAGAGARG; translated from the coding sequence GTGGAGCTCGTCCTCGACGGCGAGGGGGGCGACATCCCGGACGACGCCCGGGACATGCTGGGGGCCGTCGACCGCAACGCCCGGCGGCTCCAGTCGCTCGTGGCCGACATGCTGATGATGACGCGCCTCGACGCGGGCGAGCGGCCGGCCATGGCGCCGCTCGACGTCGCGACGCTCGTCCGCCGGGCCGCGGAGTCCCTCCGCCCCTTCGCCGACGCGCGCCAGGTGGACCTGGCGGTGGGCGACGCCGCCCCGACGACCACGACCGTCGACGGCGCCGCGGGGCAGCTGGAGCGGGTGCTGACCAACGTGATCGAGAACGCCGTCAAGTTCACGCCGGCGGGCGGCGCCGTGTCCGTCGACGTGCAGGCGGCGACCGGCCCGGCCGGGCGCCCCACGGTCGTGGTCGTGGTCGCCGACACGGGCACGGGGATCCCCGCGGAGGCGCTCCCCCACGTGTTCGACCGGTTCTTCCGCGCCGCCCACGCGCACGGCGAGGTGGTGCCCGGCACGGGACTCGGCCTCGCGATCGTGCGGGAGATCGTGCAGGCGCACGGCGGCGAGGTCACCGTCTCCTCGGTGCTCGGCGAGGGGACGGCCGTCCGGATCGCGCTCCCGGCACAGCGGGGCGCGGGCGCAGGCGCAGGAGCGCGGGGCTGA